The following coding sequences lie in one Listeria ivanovii subsp. londoniensis genomic window:
- the cydD gene encoding thiol reductant ABC exporter subunit CydD, with product MGKDLRNYKGIKKIMAILAVFTLIQGAAIIVMAITLARAITDLFHEHAFQSVTLQIGLFAGAYFLRHFLNVWKKQIVYRYASNLAKTMREELLDSLFALGPRFARAEGTGKVVTMVMEGVADFRNYLELFLPKMMNMAIIPAMIWIYIAFQDWTSAFILMITLPILIVFMIILGLAAKKQADSQFETYRVLSNHFVDSLKGLETLKYLGLSHGHEGKIASVSSRYRKATMKTLRVAFMSSFAMDFFTMLSIALVALFLGLGLIDGNMNLPIALSVLILAPEYFLPVREVGSDYHATLDGQEAGRVIQGIIDRAKNEKHEDSALSLTTFDGNTNFSFENITVKHGDGDAESLHEASFTVNGFEKIGIIGATGAGKSTLIDVLSGFLNPTSGEFRCDGKVGDTLSSADWQTQVTYIPQHPYLFHDTIAGNIRFYHPNATEEEIEKAAESAGLNQLVAGLENGYETLVGESGRMLSGGQEQRVALARAFLTDRPVVLMDEPTAHLDIETEYELKKPMLDLFENRLVFFATHRLHWMLEMDRIIVLDHGAVVETGTHDELLEKKGFYYDLVKAQLEEV from the coding sequence ATGGGAAAAGATTTAAGGAACTACAAAGGAATTAAAAAAATAATGGCGATACTCGCAGTTTTCACGCTTATTCAAGGTGCTGCGATTATCGTGATGGCAATAACACTTGCTCGTGCAATTACGGATTTATTTCATGAGCACGCGTTTCAATCAGTCACATTACAAATAGGTCTCTTCGCAGGGGCCTATTTCTTGCGTCACTTTTTGAATGTATGGAAAAAACAAATCGTTTACCGTTATGCTTCTAACTTAGCGAAAACGATGCGGGAAGAGCTGCTGGATAGTTTGTTTGCGCTTGGTCCACGTTTTGCACGTGCGGAAGGAACTGGGAAAGTTGTAACGATGGTGATGGAAGGTGTAGCAGATTTTCGGAATTATTTGGAGCTGTTTTTACCGAAAATGATGAACATGGCAATTATTCCGGCAATGATTTGGATTTATATCGCATTTCAAGACTGGACATCGGCCTTTATTTTGATGATTACTTTGCCAATTTTAATTGTATTTATGATTATTTTAGGGCTAGCTGCAAAGAAACAAGCCGATTCGCAATTTGAAACGTATCGCGTGCTTTCGAATCATTTTGTCGACTCGCTAAAAGGCTTGGAAACGTTGAAATACTTGGGGTTAAGCCATGGACATGAAGGGAAAATTGCTTCAGTTAGTTCGCGTTACCGGAAAGCGACGATGAAAACCTTGCGTGTTGCGTTTATGTCGTCATTTGCGATGGATTTCTTCACGATGCTTTCGATTGCTCTTGTGGCGTTATTCCTTGGACTGGGATTGATTGATGGCAATATGAACCTGCCAATTGCCTTAAGTGTGCTGATTCTTGCGCCAGAGTATTTTTTGCCAGTGCGTGAAGTTGGTTCGGATTACCACGCGACACTTGACGGACAAGAGGCAGGAAGAGTTATCCAAGGTATCATTGATCGTGCTAAGAATGAAAAACATGAAGACAGTGCTCTTTCACTAACGACTTTTGATGGAAATACGAATTTCTCATTTGAAAATATTACAGTAAAGCATGGCGATGGTGATGCAGAGTCACTACATGAAGCAAGTTTTACAGTAAACGGTTTTGAGAAAATCGGGATTATTGGTGCAACTGGTGCTGGAAAATCAACGCTGATAGATGTATTAAGTGGCTTTTTAAACCCTACTTCTGGTGAATTTCGCTGTGATGGTAAAGTAGGTGACACACTCTCATCGGCGGACTGGCAAACACAAGTAACTTATATTCCGCAACACCCGTATCTTTTTCATGATACAATTGCTGGAAATATCCGGTTTTACCATCCCAATGCTACAGAAGAAGAAATAGAAAAAGCGGCGGAATCAGCAGGTTTAAATCAGTTGGTTGCCGGACTTGAAAATGGATACGAAACGCTTGTCGGAGAATCGGGTAGGATGCTGAGCGGCGGACAAGAACAGCGCGTGGCACTTGCGAGGGCATTCTTAACTGATCGTCCGGTTGTACTAATGGACGAACCAACTGCCCATTTAGATATTGAAACAGAATACGAACTTAAAAAGCCGATGCTAGATTTATTTGAAAATCGACTGGTCTTTTTTGCAACACATCGCTTGCACTGGATGCTTGAAATGGACCGGATAATCGTTCTCGACCACGGGGCTGTGGTTGAGACAGGAACACACGACGAACTACTTGAGAAAAAAGGTTTCTATTACGATTTAGTTAAAGCCCAATTGGAGGAAGTATAA
- the cydB gene encoding cytochrome d ubiquinol oxidase subunit II codes for MSLNELWFLLIAILFIGFFFLEGFDFGVGMSTRFMARNALERRVLVNTIGPFWDANEVWLLTAGGAIFAAFPNWYATMFSGYYIPLVFLLLALIGRGVSFEFRGQKDSALWVKTWDWVIFFGSILPPFLFGVLFASLIQGMPINSDMDMYAGFFDYITVFSVWGGLTITLMCLLHGLLFITLRTEDDIQDRARRMAKRVWFITVPVLLIFVVLAYFNTDMFQVRPVLVPLMIGIVVVMYVLSALFIWKGRDILAFTFGGLGIVFTIGSIFVALFPRVMISSINSAFDLTIENAASGQYSLSVMTIVAVTLLPFVLGYQIWSYYVFRKRVSSKEKMTY; via the coding sequence TTGTCACTAAATGAGTTATGGTTTTTATTAATCGCCATCTTGTTCATTGGATTCTTCTTCCTTGAAGGTTTTGACTTTGGTGTAGGGATGTCTACACGCTTTATGGCTAGAAATGCTCTAGAACGTCGCGTACTCGTAAATACGATTGGGCCGTTCTGGGATGCAAATGAAGTTTGGTTACTAACAGCTGGGGGCGCGATTTTTGCGGCTTTCCCTAACTGGTATGCAACGATGTTTAGTGGATATTATATTCCGCTAGTGTTCTTATTACTTGCCTTAATCGGCCGTGGTGTTTCTTTTGAATTCCGTGGTCAAAAAGATTCTGCTCTTTGGGTAAAAACGTGGGATTGGGTTATTTTCTTCGGTAGTATTTTGCCGCCATTCCTATTTGGAGTACTATTTGCTAGTTTGATTCAAGGTATGCCAATTAATAGTGATATGGATATGTATGCCGGATTCTTTGATTATATAACTGTATTTTCTGTTTGGGGCGGACTAACGATTACGTTAATGTGTCTGCTTCACGGATTACTATTTATTACATTACGTACAGAAGATGATATTCAAGACCGTGCTCGTCGTATGGCGAAACGGGTTTGGTTTATTACGGTACCAGTATTATTAATCTTTGTTGTACTTGCTTACTTCAATACAGATATGTTCCAAGTTAGACCTGTTCTTGTTCCACTGATGATTGGGATAGTAGTGGTAATGTACGTATTATCTGCTTTATTCATCTGGAAAGGTCGCGATATTTTAGCATTTACATTCGGTGGACTTGGAATTGTCTTCACGATTGGTTCGATTTTCGTGGCACTTTTCCCACGCGTGATGATCAGTTCTATTAACAGTGCGTTTGATTTAACAATAGAAAATGCTGCTTCCGGGCAATATTCGCTAAGTGTGATGACCATTGTTGCCGTTACACTCTTGCCGTTCGTGCTTGGTTACCAAATTTGGAGCTACTATGTTTTCCGTAAGCGCGTTTCTAGTAAGGAGAAAATGACGTATTAA
- a CDS encoding cytochrome ubiquinol oxidase subunit I, producing MDKLFLARFQFASTTIFHFLFVPLSIGLVFMVALMETLYVVKGKEIYKKMSKFWGHIFLINFAVGVVTGIIQEFQFGMNWSDYSRFVGDVFGAPLAIEALLAFFMESTFIGLWIFGWDKLGKKLHLACIWLVSIGTIMSSFWILAANSFMQHPVGFEFKNGRAEMNDFLQLITNGQLLVEFPHVIFGAFATGAFFIAGVSAYKMLKKQDVAFFKRSFQIAMVMAVIGGFGVAFSGHSQAQYLVKTQPMKMAATEGIWEDTADPAPWTMLAKIDPENKKNDWELNVPYALSFLSYGTLSGSVEGMNTLQKEYEEKYGEGDYIPPVKTAFWSFRIMVGAGMLMIMFALIGIVLAWKKKLVNAKWYLRLMIPMIGFPFLANSMGWIMTEIGRQPWVVFGYMKTTDAVSPNVSSGQILFSIIAFSTIYTILAILLVYLFIREIKKGPDGHKPEKEEVSVDPFDKGDASIVTK from the coding sequence GTGGATAAACTATTTTTAGCCCGTTTTCAATTCGCATCAACAACGATTTTCCATTTCTTATTTGTACCACTTTCAATTGGACTTGTATTTATGGTTGCTCTTATGGAAACGTTGTATGTCGTGAAGGGGAAAGAAATTTACAAAAAAATGTCGAAGTTTTGGGGACACATATTCCTCATTAACTTTGCTGTCGGTGTTGTAACCGGGATTATTCAAGAATTCCAGTTTGGGATGAACTGGTCAGATTACTCTAGATTTGTTGGGGATGTATTCGGGGCGCCACTTGCGATTGAAGCGCTGCTTGCATTCTTTATGGAATCTACTTTTATTGGGCTATGGATTTTCGGTTGGGATAAACTAGGAAAAAAATTACATTTAGCATGTATTTGGCTGGTTTCAATCGGAACAATCATGTCTAGTTTCTGGATTTTAGCAGCAAACTCATTTATGCAACATCCGGTTGGTTTTGAATTTAAAAACGGTCGTGCAGAAATGAATGACTTTTTACAACTAATTACTAACGGACAACTACTAGTGGAGTTTCCGCACGTTATATTCGGGGCTTTTGCCACTGGGGCCTTTTTCATCGCCGGTGTCAGTGCGTATAAGATGCTCAAAAAACAAGATGTCGCCTTTTTTAAACGATCATTCCAAATTGCAATGGTAATGGCCGTTATTGGTGGCTTTGGTGTTGCGTTTAGTGGACACTCACAAGCACAATACTTGGTTAAAACACAACCAATGAAAATGGCAGCAACAGAAGGGATTTGGGAAGATACAGCTGACCCAGCTCCGTGGACGATGCTCGCCAAAATTGATCCAGAGAATAAGAAAAACGACTGGGAACTCAACGTCCCGTATGCGCTAAGTTTCTTATCTTACGGAACATTAAGTGGTAGCGTAGAAGGTATGAACACGCTACAAAAAGAATATGAAGAAAAATATGGTGAGGGTGATTACATTCCACCAGTAAAAACAGCATTTTGGAGTTTCCGCATTATGGTTGGCGCCGGTATGCTAATGATTATGTTCGCGCTAATTGGTATCGTACTTGCTTGGAAGAAAAAACTCGTTAATGCAAAATGGTATTTACGTTTAATGATTCCAATGATTGGCTTCCCGTTCCTCGCGAACTCAATGGGTTGGATTATGACAGAAATTGGGCGGCAACCATGGGTAGTTTTCGGTTACATGAAAACGACTGATGCAGTATCGCCAAACGTATCATCCGGACAAATTTTATTCTCGATAATTGCGTTCTCCACAATCTATACGATTTTAGCAATTCTCTTGGTTTACTTGTTTATTCGTGAAATTAAAAAAGGACCAGACGGACACAAACCAGAAAAAGAAGAAGTTTCCGTAGATCCGTTTGATAAGGGGGATGCTAGCATTGTCACTAAATGA